The Streptomyces sp. NBC_01268 genome segment GCAGGGCGGCGGCGTCCTGGTCGTCGGCGGTGGCGCGGGCGATGCGGTGCTCGCCGTCGCGGACCATCTCCAGCTGCGCGGTGACGTAGGCGGCGACCCGCTCCTCGGGTGAGTCGCCGGCGGCGGCGAGGGCGGCGTGGATGCGCTCGGTCCAGCGCGGCGCGGCCTCCCGCACCACCTCCGTGAGCAGGTGCTGCCGGTCCGGGAAGTACTTGTAGACGCTGTTGCGGGCCAGCCCGGTACGCCGGGCCACGGCCGCGAAGGTCACCTTCGAGGCGTCGCCCTCCGCGAGCAGCTCCCGCGCGGCGTCGAGCAGGGCGGAACGCTGCTGGGTGCGGTGGTCGGCGACCGTGGCAGCGTGGATCTTGGGCACGGGCCCAGTCTAGGCCTGTCCCGGGGGTCGGGTGACTCCTAGGCTGGGCCGATGGATCCGGCAGCCGCGGTGCCCGACGAGACCGCCAACGACTACGACCGTTTCGCGGAGGAGTACGCCGCGGAGAACGAGCACGGCCTCGTGAACGCGTACTACGAGAGGCCCGCGATGACGGCCCTGGCCGGAGACGTCGCCGGCCGTCGGATCCTGGACGCCGGGTGCGGCTCGGGCCCGTTGACCGCGGCCCTGCGCGACCGTGGAGCGGTCGTCAGCGGTGTCGACGCCAGCACCGGGATGCTGGCGCTGGCCAGGCGCCGGCTCGGAGCGGACGCGGACCTGCGCGTCGCCGATCTGCGCGACCCGCTGCCGTTCGCGGACGGCGCGTTCGACGACGTGGTCGCGTCGCTGGTGCTGCACTACCTGGAGGACTGGGGTCCGACGCTGGCCGAGTTCCGGCGGGTGCTCCGGCCGGGCGGCCGGCTGATCGCGTCGGTGGACCATCCCTTCGTCGCGTACACGATCCAGGAGCCCCGGCCCGACTACTTCGCGACCACCAGCTACACCTTCGACTGGCCGCTCGGCGGGCAGCTCGTGCCGATGAGGTTCTGGCGCAAGCCACTGCACGCGATGACGGACGCCTTCACGGCCGCCGGTTTCCGCCTGACCGCCGTCGCCGAGCCACAGCCCGACCCGGCCGCCCGCGACCTGTTCCCCGACTCCTTCCAGGCCCTCGCCGACAGCCCCTGCTTCCTGTTCTTCGTCGTGGAAGCGCCGCAGCCGCCCGGACGCGCGAACGGCTGAGGTGCCGGCGGGTCAGAACCAGTGCAGGCAGTGCGGCGGGCGCTCCGCGCGGAAGAGCGCGTCGGCGAGGGCGGCCGCGGCCGGGTGGTGGGCCCGGATGTGCCCCGCGCGTACGAGGGCGCTCGGGGCGGTGCCGCCGAGGTAGACCGCGCCCAGGTCGTTCACGTCGAGCGTCAGGTCGGGCGCCCGGTCGGTCGGGACGCAGTCGGCCTTGCCGTCCCGGACGGTCAGCAGGTGGCGGCCGCGCTCGCCGAGGAACGGGTCGGCGACGTCGAGGACGAGCTCGCCGTCGCCGAACCACCCGCGCGCGGTCAGCGCCCGGGGGACGTCGAGGAGCCGGACCCACAGCCAGTCGGTCTCGCCGCTCAGCGTGCCCGCGCGGAAGTCCGTGAGCTGCCAGCGCAGCGGGTGCTCGGGCGGGAGGTGCTTGAACACGACCTGGCCGACCAGGTCGTGGCCGAGCAGGAAGCGGGCCAGGGCCGTGAAGGCGGCGTCGTCGGTGGCGACGGTCTCGTCGACGGTCAGGGTGTCGGCGTCGCCGATCGAGTAGCTCGCGTAGCCGTCCGGGACGCCGTCGGCGCCCCGGTGGACGGCGACGTAACGCGGCGCGCGGGAGACGGGCGGCTGCCCCGCGCCCAGGGCCCACCAGCGGGCCGGCCGGGACAACGCGCCGGGCTGCGCGCGGCGGTAGCGCTCGTAGACCTCTTCCAGGACCTCCCCGCACTCGGCCCGGCGCAGGACCTCGACCGAGGCGCCGCGTGATCCGTCCGCCGGGGCGGCGTCCGCGCCGTCCGCGCCGTCCGCGCTGTCGACGCCGTCCGCGCCGTTCGCCCGTGGCGGGGCGAAGGCCGCCTGGTCGCGCCGCACCGTGAGGCGCCGGGTGTACGTCGCGGGTCCGTAGCCGAACCGGCCGTAGATCGTGGCCTCCGAGGCCAGCAGCACGGAGAGGAACTCCCCTCCGGCCCGCAGCTCGGTGAGCTGATGCCGCATCATCGCGCTGAGCACGCCCCGGCGTCGGTGCGAGGGCAGGACGCCGACGGCGGTCACCCCGGCGGCGGGTGCGAGGGCCCCGCCGGGCAGGGTGAGTTCGAAGGCGTACGTGCCGGCGGTACCGACGGGCCGGCCGTCCGCAGCCCGGGCGAGCAGGCACCGTTCCGGTTCCAACGCCGCCCACCAGACATTGCCGCCGTCCTCGGCCGGGGTCTCCGGGAAGCGTCCGAACGCGGTGTGGAGCGTGTCGACGAAGACGGCGTGGTCCTGGTCGGTCGTGGGACGGATGTCCATGGCTGCTGCCTCCCCGGGATGCCTGTCGGACAGGCCCTGCGCGCCACGGCCATGGCGCCCGCCACAGTGCACCCTCGCCCGGAGGGAAGAGCAACCGATTAACGCGGCGGGCCGGGGCGACCCACGACCCCACTTGGGGACGCCCCGTCGCCATCATCTATCTTAGGGACGCCTAGTCCCCATCCTTGCTCCTGCCACCCCTCTTCATGCGCACCGCCGCCCCCGACTCCACCCCCGACTCCACCCCCGTCCTCACCTTGACCCAGCTCCCGATCCTGGACTTCTGGAGGGAACACCGTGTTCCTCGCCCTGCTGGAACTGAAAGCGGCCCGGGGCCGCTTCCTGCTGATGGGCAGCGTCGTCGTGCTCGTCGCCGCGCTCGTCGGCATCGTGTCCGGCTTCACCACAGGCCTCGGCGACGACACCGTCTCCGCCCTGCGCAGGCTCCCCGCGACCCACATCGCCTTCGCGGCCGGCTCGGCCTCCGACCAGTTCGCCCGCGGGCTGATCGACGCCCCGACCGCCGACGGCTGGCGGAAGGACCCGGCCGTCGAGAGCGCGGAGGCGACCCCGCTCGGCGTCTCGATCACCCGGGGCACCACGAGTCGGGGCACCGAAGTGGATCTCGCCGCGTTCGGCGTCGAACCCGGCGCCTTCACCGACCCGGGCGCCGACGACGGCACGCCCCTGGACGCGGCCACGCCCCTGGGCGTGGTCGTCTCCCGCCAACTCGCCGACGAAGGCGTGCGGATCGGCGACACCCTCGTCGTCGACCGGCTCGGCATCCGCCTGGCGGTGGTCGGCACGACGGGCCGCTCCTCGTACGGGCACGTCCCCGTCGCGTACGTCACCACGGACACCTGGCGTCGCATCCGCTTCACCGTCCCCGGCGCGAAGGCCCTCCCCGCCGACCTCCCGCTCCAGTACAGCGCGATGGCGCTCCGCCTCCCCGAAGACGCCGACAGCACCACCCTCGCGGCGGCCGACCGCCGCCACGGCACGACGACCGTCCCCCTGGAGAAGGCCTTCGCGGCGGCCCCCGGCTACGAGGGCGAGCGCCTGACCATGACGTCGATCCAGACCTTCCTCTTCCTCATCGCCCCGCTCGTCGTCGGCGCCTTCTTCGCCGTGTGGACCGTCCAGCGCACCCCGGAACTCGCCCTGCTCCGCGCCATGGGCGCCTCCCGGAGCCGCCTGCTCGGCCACACCCTCGCCCAGGCCGCCGTCGTGGTCGCCGCCGGCACCGCGGCCGGAGCGGCGCTGGCCTCCACCGTCGGCCTGCTCGTCGGCGGACAAGTGCCGTTCAGCCTGCCCGCGAGCACCCTCGCGACCACCATGGCCGCCGTGGCCCTGGTCGGCCTCGCGGGCTCCGCCCTCACCCTGCGCCGCGTGACCACCGTCGACCCG includes the following:
- a CDS encoding TetR/AcrR family transcriptional regulator — encoded protein: MPKIHAATVADHRTQQRSALLDAARELLAEGDASKVTFAAVARRTGLARNSVYKYFPDRQHLLTEVVREAAPRWTERIHAALAAAGDSPEERVAAYVTAQLEMVRDGEHRIARATADDQDAAALRAGADEAHRALLDPLVGALRDLGDDAPLITARLLQGFVNAATSALEGGADYDVVNDRAVRLAVAALGGVSHP
- a CDS encoding class I SAM-dependent methyltransferase yields the protein MDPAAAVPDETANDYDRFAEEYAAENEHGLVNAYYERPAMTALAGDVAGRRILDAGCGSGPLTAALRDRGAVVSGVDASTGMLALARRRLGADADLRVADLRDPLPFADGAFDDVVASLVLHYLEDWGPTLAEFRRVLRPGGRLIASVDHPFVAYTIQEPRPDYFATTSYTFDWPLGGQLVPMRFWRKPLHAMTDAFTAAGFRLTAVAEPQPDPAARDLFPDSFQALADSPCFLFFVVEAPQPPGRANG
- a CDS encoding GNAT family N-acetyltransferase; this translates as MDIRPTTDQDHAVFVDTLHTAFGRFPETPAEDGGNVWWAALEPERCLLARAADGRPVGTAGTYAFELTLPGGALAPAAGVTAVGVLPSHRRRGVLSAMMRHQLTELRAGGEFLSVLLASEATIYGRFGYGPATYTRRLTVRRDQAAFAPPRANGADGVDSADGADGADAAPADGSRGASVEVLRRAECGEVLEEVYERYRRAQPGALSRPARWWALGAGQPPVSRAPRYVAVHRGADGVPDGYASYSIGDADTLTVDETVATDDAAFTALARFLLGHDLVGQVVFKHLPPEHPLRWQLTDFRAGTLSGETDWLWVRLLDVPRALTARGWFGDGELVLDVADPFLGERGRHLLTVRDGKADCVPTDRAPDLTLDVNDLGAVYLGGTAPSALVRAGHIRAHHPAAAALADALFRAERPPHCLHWF
- a CDS encoding ABC transporter permease, with protein sequence MFLALLELKAARGRFLLMGSVVVLVAALVGIVSGFTTGLGDDTVSALRRLPATHIAFAAGSASDQFARGLIDAPTADGWRKDPAVESAEATPLGVSITRGTTSRGTEVDLAAFGVEPGAFTDPGADDGTPLDAATPLGVVVSRQLADEGVRIGDTLVVDRLGIRLAVVGTTGRSSYGHVPVAYVTTDTWRRIRFTVPGAKALPADLPLQYSAMALRLPEDADSTTLAAADRRHGTTTVPLEKAFAAAPGYEGERLTMTSIQTFLFLIAPLVVGAFFAVWTVQRTPELALLRAMGASRSRLLGHTLAQAAVVVAAGTAAGAALASTVGLLVGGQVPFSLPASTLATTMAAVALVGLAGSALTLRRVTTVDPMTMLGAAR